CTTCATCTTTTGTTCTTTTATGACTTCCATCACAATAAGGAAATTTTTTTGAAAGTCCACATCTACAAATAAATATTGTTTTATCTTTTCCTTCAATTTTTTCAGGTGATTTTTCAGTTAATTTTACTAATCTCATTTTTTCTCCATGTTATTGATTTGTTATTGTAATGATACCAAAATGAAACTTTTTATTTTTATAATTTCAGCGAAAAAAACAAAGGAGAAATTATGAAAACATTAACAAAAAAAGTTAACTATGATGTAATGATAGTAGTAGCAATTAGTGTTTTAATGTTTGGTGTAGCATTAGTTAATAGTTTCTAAAAAAATTAGTTGCTTTGATTATATCAACAGCAATTTGATTTTTTAGTTGGTTTAAGTTTCTAAAATAGATATTCTCTCTTAAAAACTCTAAAAATTCTATCTCAAAAAAAGAGTTATCTTCAAAATCTTCTAAAATATGAGTTTCAATTGAAAAGTTTTTATCTGTTGAGCGAGTACCAATAAAAGTTATAGATTGATAACCATTTGTTTTTGTAATATATACACCTGCTTTTGGCAAAAAGTAGTTTTTAAAAGGTGTAATATTGATAGTTGGAAATAGTTCTTTACTCCCAAGTCCTTGACCTTTTATTTTAATACCTTTTATTTTATAAATATGGCCTAAAAATTTATTTGCTTTTTTAATTTCGCCATTTTTAATTAAAGTTCTTATATAATGAGAATGAATGCCAATGTTATTTATTTTAATTTCATGAATAACCTCTACTTCAAAAAATTTTTTTAATAGCTCAATATCGCCACTTCTATTTTTGCCAAATCTAAAATCATCACCTACAATGATTTTTTGTGCATTATATTTTTTTAATATTTCTATAAATTCAATTGCAGATAAATTTTTAATTTTTTCTAAATACAAAATATCAAGTAAAGTAGGGGAATAATATATTCTATCAAAACCTGGGGTTAGGTTTGAGTTTTTTTCAATTACTAAATAAGCATCTGCTTTTCTTATTAACTTCATATGCCCAATATGCATACCATCAAATCCGCCAATTGTAATTGTCATGATTTTTCCTTAAAAAATACAACTATATTTTGTGCATCTTTTTCATTTAAAACTTCCTTTAATTCATCAAATTTAGCCTTTTTTATGTTTTCAAAACTTCCAAAATAATTAAGAAGCTTTGTCATTTTTGCTTTTCCTATTC
This Caminibacter mediatlanticus TB-2 DNA region includes the following protein-coding sequences:
- a CDS encoding CDGSH iron-sulfur domain-containing protein; this translates as MRLVKLTEKSPEKIEGKDKTIFICRCGLSKKFPYCDGSHKRTKDEEDNKLYIYDENNRIEI
- a CDS encoding bifunctional riboflavin kinase/FAD synthetase translates to MTITIGGFDGMHIGHMKLIRKADAYLVIEKNSNLTPGFDRIYYSPTLLDILYLEKIKNLSAIEFIEILKKYNAQKIIVGDDFRFGKNRSGDIELLKKFFEVEVIHEIKINNIGIHSHYIRTLIKNGEIKKANKFLGHIYKIKGIKIKGQGLGSKELFPTINITPFKNYFLPKAGVYITKTNGYQSITFIGTRSTDKNFSIETHILEDFEDNSFFEIEFLEFLRENIYFRNLNQLKNQIAVDIIKATNFFRNY